The region TACTATCGATACTATCTGCGCCGTGCAGCTGTGCACAATTTGCCGACGCcggaaaaaacaataataattgttaaatAAAATGGCAAATCGGACAGTGAAGGAGGCCAAAAACGTGCATGGCACCAACCCGCAGTATCTCATCGAAAAGATCATACGTTCCCGCATCTACGACTCCAAGTACTGGAAGGAGCAATGTTTTGCCCTCACAGCCGAACTGCTCGTGGACAAAGCAATGGAGCTACGATTCGTCGGCGGCGTTTATGGAGGAAACATAAAGCCGACGCAGTTCCTCTGCCTCACACTGAAGATGCTGCAGATTCAGCCGGAGAAGGACATTGTGGTGGAGTTCATCAAGAACGAGGAGTTTAAGTACGTCCGTGCATTGGGGGCGTTCTATCTGCGACTGACCGGAGTCGCCCTCGACTGTTACAAGTATCTGGAGCCCTTGTACATCGACAACCGCAAGCTGAGACGCCAAAACCGAGCCGGGCAGTTCGAAATTGTCTACATGGACGAATACATAGATGAATTGCTGCGTAACGATCGCGTCTGCGACATTATACTGCCTCGAATACAGAAGCGAACCATTCTCGAGGAGAACAACGAGATTGAACCGAAGGTGTCGGTTCTGGATGAAGACTTGGACGACGAGCTACCCAGTGAGGATGAGAAGCCAGACGAGCGAGAAGCGAATCGGACAAACGAAAATTCCGTTTCAACTGTACGACGCCCGCGAAGAGCTCGCTCAAAATCCAAATCGCGCAGCAGGGAGCGGGACAGACGTCCTGCCCAAAACAACAATGGTCGCTCTCGAGATTACTACGATGAACTGGAGGAGTTTGAGCGGCAGCGCAATCGCACCCGCAACCGTGACAATCAGCACGAAGATCGCCGACAGCCAGCACCACGTCAGGATCGGGATAGAGAACGACAGGATCGGGACAGAGAACGCCAGGACCGGGATAGAAAGCCCCAGAATCGGGACAGGGAGCGCCAGGATCGGGACAGAATGCGCGAGCGGGAGAGATATGGCGAAAGAGATAGACGGGAGCGAGATAATGGCTCCCGCCACGACCAGCGGGAGAGGGAGCCGCGAAACGAGCGGGACCGACGTCgccattaaaataaatttaaaataattaaaatattgaccactaaaaaacaccacaccGCCAAACCCTcggtatttttatttgcccCAAGTTGGCAGCGCCTCCGCAGCAAGTGGTAAACAgaaacagctgctgctgttgtggcctTTAGAAAGTTGAAAGAAATTTTAATCGTAGTGAACAATTTATACATCTGTTTGTATGATTAATGTTTAATCATCCATGTACTCGTATTAAGTAACGTAACACATTACGCACATGTCGATAAATTGCTTACGTTGCCATTTCGCAGCAGCTGAGGCTTCCAGTAATTGTTTTCGCTCTGTTGCGCTTAGAAGTCGTCTTCGTGTCTGACTGATTAAATACTATACGTTGCTGCATTGTTCAGAATGAATTGCTAGTTTCGTTATCTTCTATAGTAAAAAAAAGTCTGTGCAGTTCGTTTCTTTGTACCCGAAAGATAACGAAAAAGTAAAGGCTGGGAAAAATGCCTCGCATCGATACGGAGCCCTTGGTGAGCGATGATGATGCGCCACGCACTCTGGATGCTGCTGCAACGGCCACAACCACACCGAGCACCACTTCCATTGACGAGGAGGTGCCCGTCCACCCGCCCGCGCTTGATTACAACAGCTACCGTTGGTTCATcctggagcccgcagtatttCTGATCT is a window of Drosophila pseudoobscura strain MV-25-SWS-2005 chromosome 3, UCI_Dpse_MV25, whole genome shotgun sequence DNA encoding:
- the Prp38 gene encoding pre-mRNA-splicing factor 38, which encodes MANRTVKEAKNVHGTNPQYLIEKIIRSRIYDSKYWKEQCFALTAELLVDKAMELRFVGGVYGGNIKPTQFLCLTLKMLQIQPEKDIVVEFIKNEEFKYVRALGAFYLRLTGVALDCYKYLEPLYIDNRKLRRQNRAGQFEIVYMDEYIDELLRNDRVCDIILPRIQKRTILEENNEIEPKVSVLDEDLDDELPSEDEKPDEREANRTNENSVSTVRRPRRARSKSKSRSRERDRRPAQNNNGRSRDYYDELEEFERQRNRTRNRDNQHEDRRQPAPRQDRDRERQDRDRERQDRDRKPQNRDRERQDRDRMRERERYGERDRRERDNGSRHDQREREPRNERDRRRH